The Rhizobium leguminosarum genome includes a region encoding these proteins:
- a CDS encoding DUF475 domain-containing protein, protein MNQPVTHKSSLSYFRWAFIVTALGLVLGAVLGWQTTGTIGGMATVFFICTVLAVLEISLSFDNAIVNANKLKEMTPVWQQRFLTWGIIIAVFGMRIVFPLAIVAIAAQIGPWDALVLAAREPAEYARIMNDAHLPIAAFGGTFLMMVGLSYFFDHEKKIHWLRGLEKVMARSATIRGIEIAFVLALMLVFSWLIGGEEASVFVHCAIYGLLTFLAVEVVGELLDASQQTMSAAAKGGLGAFIYLEVLDASFSFDGVIGAFALTQNLFVIAIGLGIGAMYVRSMTIMLVEKGTLAEYRYLEHGAFYAILILSVIMYAQTLVHIPEVITGLGGAVLIGLSLWSSIRHNRREKVEDHGARQEELHA, encoded by the coding sequence ATGAATCAACCCGTGACCCATAAATCCTCGCTCAGCTATTTCCGCTGGGCTTTCATCGTCACTGCCCTCGGCCTCGTTCTCGGCGCCGTGCTCGGCTGGCAGACGACCGGCACGATCGGCGGCATGGCGACCGTCTTCTTCATCTGCACGGTGCTTGCGGTGCTGGAGATCTCGCTCTCCTTCGATAATGCCATCGTCAACGCCAACAAGCTGAAGGAGATGACGCCGGTCTGGCAGCAGCGCTTCCTCACCTGGGGCATCATCATCGCCGTCTTCGGCATGCGCATCGTCTTCCCGCTGGCAATCGTCGCGATCGCGGCACAGATCGGCCCCTGGGATGCTCTGGTGCTTGCCGCACGCGAGCCGGCCGAATATGCCCGCATCATGAACGATGCGCATCTGCCGATCGCGGCCTTCGGCGGCACCTTCCTGATGATGGTCGGCCTCAGCTATTTCTTCGACCATGAGAAGAAAATCCATTGGCTTCGCGGTCTGGAAAAGGTGATGGCGCGTTCGGCCACCATAAGGGGCATCGAGATCGCCTTCGTGCTGGCTCTGATGCTTGTGTTTTCCTGGTTGATCGGTGGCGAGGAAGCCAGTGTCTTTGTCCATTGCGCCATCTACGGCCTGCTCACCTTCCTCGCGGTCGAGGTTGTCGGCGAGCTGCTCGATGCGTCGCAGCAGACGATGAGTGCTGCCGCCAAGGGCGGCCTCGGCGCCTTCATCTATCTGGAGGTGCTGGATGCGAGCTTTTCCTTCGACGGCGTCATCGGCGCCTTTGCCCTGACGCAGAACCTCTTCGTCATCGCGATCGGCCTCGGCATCGGCGCCATGTATGTGCGATCGATGACGATCATGCTGGTAGAGAAGGGAACGCTTGCCGAATACCGCTATCTCGAACATGGCGCCTTCTATGCCATCCTGATCCTCTCGGTGATCATGTATGCGCAGACCTTGGTGCACATTCCCGAGGTCATCACCGGCCTCGGCGGCGCGGTCTTGATCGGTCTGTCGCTCTGGTCGTCCATTCGCCATAACAGGCGCGAAAAGGTGGAGGATCACGGCGCTCGGCAGGAGGAACTTCACGCCTGA
- a CDS encoding tripartite tricarboxylate transporter permease, with the protein MSTFEFLWQGILVAMQPMNLVYALVGVTLGTAVGVLPGIGPALTVALLLPVTYKLDPGGSLIMFAGIYYGGMYGGSTTSILLNTPGESASIVTALEGNKMARAGRGGPALATAAIGSFVAGLIATLGLAFIAPYIVKLALVFGPREYFALMVLAFVTVSSAFGDSALRGLTSLFIGFALAMVGIDQQTGQARLTFGIPDLLDGVEVTTLAVAMFAIGETLYIAAQGNRIAEKVEAVKGSLWMTAEDWARSWKPWLRGTLIGFPIGAMPAGGAEIGTFLSYATEKRLAKNPEEFGHGAIEGVAGPEAANNASAAGTLVPLLTLGLPTTATAAIMLAGFQQYGLQPGPLLFATNPQLVWGLIASLLIANAMLLVLNLPMIGLWVRLLTIPKPWLYAGILLFATLGTIGANPSVFELGMLLAFGLLGYVMRLFGYPIAPAVVGLILGPLAEQQLRRALAISQGDVTTLVMSPIAAGLLIVAAAAFLIPLILRLRGRGQVLSQLAANED; encoded by the coding sequence ATGAGCACATTCGAATTTCTATGGCAGGGTATCCTGGTTGCGATGCAGCCGATGAACCTGGTTTATGCGCTGGTCGGCGTGACGCTCGGCACCGCCGTCGGCGTGCTTCCCGGCATCGGCCCGGCACTCACCGTGGCGCTGCTGTTGCCCGTCACCTACAAGCTCGATCCCGGCGGCTCGCTGATCATGTTCGCCGGCATCTATTATGGCGGCATGTATGGCGGCTCAACGACCTCGATCCTGCTCAACACGCCGGGGGAAAGCGCTTCGATCGTTACCGCGCTTGAGGGCAACAAGATGGCGCGCGCCGGGCGCGGCGGGCCGGCGCTGGCGACAGCTGCGATCGGCTCCTTCGTCGCCGGCCTGATCGCCACGCTCGGGCTCGCCTTCATCGCTCCCTATATCGTCAAGCTGGCGCTGGTCTTCGGGCCGCGCGAATATTTCGCGCTGATGGTGCTCGCCTTCGTCACCGTCTCCTCGGCCTTCGGCGATTCGGCATTGAGGGGTCTGACCTCGCTGTTCATCGGCTTTGCGCTCGCCATGGTCGGCATCGACCAGCAGACGGGGCAGGCCAGGCTTACCTTCGGCATTCCCGACCTGCTCGACGGCGTCGAGGTAACGACGCTTGCCGTGGCGATGTTTGCGATCGGCGAGACGCTCTATATAGCCGCGCAGGGCAACCGGATCGCCGAGAAGGTCGAGGCGGTGAAGGGTTCGCTCTGGATGACCGCTGAGGACTGGGCGCGCTCGTGGAAGCCGTGGCTGCGCGGCACGCTGATCGGTTTTCCGATCGGCGCAATGCCGGCGGGCGGCGCCGAAATCGGCACCTTCCTCTCCTATGCCACCGAAAAGCGGCTGGCGAAAAACCCGGAAGAGTTCGGCCATGGTGCGATTGAAGGCGTGGCCGGTCCCGAGGCGGCGAACAACGCATCGGCCGCCGGCACGCTGGTGCCGCTTCTGACGCTCGGCCTGCCGACGACGGCGACGGCGGCGATCATGCTTGCCGGCTTCCAGCAATACGGGCTGCAGCCGGGGCCGCTGCTGTTTGCCACCAATCCGCAGCTCGTCTGGGGGCTGATCGCCAGCCTGCTCATCGCCAATGCGATGCTTTTGGTGCTGAACCTGCCGATGATCGGGCTCTGGGTGCGGCTGCTGACCATTCCGAAGCCGTGGCTCTATGCCGGCATCCTGCTGTTTGCGACGCTCGGGACGATCGGCGCCAATCCGTCGGTGTTCGAACTCGGCATGCTGCTCGCCTTCGGCCTGCTCGGCTATGTAATGCGGCTCTTCGGCTATCCGATCGCGCCTGCCGTCGTCGGGCTGATCCTCGGGCCGCTTGCCGAGCAGCAGCTGCGCCGGGCGCTGGCAATCAGCCAGGGCGACGTCACGACGCTGGTGATGTCGCCGATCGCGGCAGGCCTGCTCATCGTTGCAGCGGCCGCCTTCCTCATCCCGCTGATCCTGCGGCTGCGCGGCAGGGGACAGGTGCTCTCGCAGCTGGCGGCAAACGAAGACTAG
- a CDS encoding tripartite tricarboxylate transporter TctB family protein produces the protein MSEDNISSATERRPDWAAFIIAVFLFAVAGVMAWDALHLKTIAQYDRIGPATAPQMVAFGLFCLGIWTAFEAWRGDFPERDRQEVAPVIWIVAGLAGQMLLLRVAGFSIATGILFALTARGFGKRKLWISLPLGIVLSFVVWAIFSQLLQLTLPAGPLEHLFF, from the coding sequence ATGAGCGAGGATAACATCTCCTCGGCAACCGAGCGCCGCCCTGATTGGGCGGCGTTCATTATTGCCGTTTTCCTCTTCGCCGTCGCCGGCGTGATGGCCTGGGATGCCTTGCATCTGAAAACGATCGCGCAATACGATCGCATCGGTCCGGCGACAGCGCCTCAAATGGTGGCATTTGGCCTCTTCTGTCTTGGGATCTGGACCGCCTTCGAAGCCTGGCGCGGCGATTTTCCCGAACGTGACCGGCAGGAAGTCGCACCCGTCATCTGGATCGTCGCCGGTCTTGCGGGCCAGATGCTGCTCCTGCGCGTCGCTGGCTTCTCGATCGCAACCGGCATCCTCTTTGCGCTGACGGCACGCGGCTTCGGCAAACGCAAGCTCTGGATCTCGCTGCCGCTTGGTATCGTCCTCAGCTTCGTCGTCTGGGCGATCTTCTCGCAGCTGCTGCAGCTGACGCTGCCAGCCGGGCCGCTCGAACATCTGTTCTTCTGA
- a CDS encoding Bug family tripartite tricarboxylate transporter substrate binding protein, with protein sequence MKHTFIATLLAATIALPAYAADYTIIAPAAPGGGWDQTARSLQTALQQEKISGNVQVQNVPGAGGTIGLAQFSSQAAGNPNSLIVGGYVMVGAILTNKSPVTLKDVTPIARLTGEYEAVVVPAASEIKTMADLVAALKKDPGSVSWGGGSAGGTDHITVGLIAKASGVDPTKINYVAFSGGGEALAAILGGQVTAGVSSYSEFESQVKSGTLRLLAVSSEKRIDGVDAPTLKEAGTDVTIQNWRMVAAAPGLSAEQVASVTADFEKLHSSATWQETLKTKGWADTYLSGDAFKAQLEKDISATESILKDIGLVQ encoded by the coding sequence GTGAAGCATACATTCATCGCAACCCTTCTTGCCGCGACCATCGCGCTGCCGGCCTATGCGGCCGATTACACCATCATCGCGCCGGCCGCTCCCGGCGGTGGCTGGGACCAGACGGCCCGCTCGCTGCAGACCGCGTTGCAGCAGGAGAAGATCTCCGGCAACGTGCAGGTCCAGAACGTCCCAGGCGCCGGCGGCACGATCGGGCTTGCGCAGTTCAGCAGCCAGGCTGCCGGCAACCCGAATTCTCTGATCGTCGGCGGCTATGTCATGGTCGGCGCGATCCTCACCAACAAGTCGCCGGTGACGCTCAAGGATGTCACGCCGATCGCCCGCCTGACCGGCGAATATGAGGCCGTCGTCGTTCCTGCCGCATCCGAGATCAAGACCATGGCCGATCTGGTCGCGGCGCTGAAGAAGGATCCGGGTTCGGTTTCCTGGGGTGGCGGTTCGGCCGGCGGCACCGACCATATCACCGTCGGCCTGATCGCCAAGGCTTCCGGCGTCGATCCGACCAAGATCAACTATGTCGCCTTCTCCGGCGGCGGTGAAGCGCTCGCCGCTATTCTCGGCGGCCAGGTCACGGCCGGCGTCTCGAGCTATAGCGAGTTCGAATCGCAGGTGAAGTCAGGCACGCTCCGTCTTCTCGCCGTATCCAGCGAAAAGCGCATCGATGGTGTCGATGCCCCGACACTGAAGGAAGCCGGCACCGACGTCACCATCCAGAACTGGCGCATGGTCGCTGCTGCCCCCGGCCTGTCGGCAGAGCAGGTGGCAAGCGTCACCGCCGATTTCGAGAAGCTGCACAGCTCCGCCACCTGGCAGGAAACGCTGAAGACCAAGGGCTGGGCCGACACCTATCTGTCCGGCGACGCCTTCAAGGCGCAGCTCGAAAAGGATATCTCGGCCACTGAGAGCATTCTCAAAGACATCGGACTTGTTCAATGA
- a CDS encoding winged helix-turn-helix transcriptional regulator codes for MANGGYNHFCPVSKACELLEPRWTLLILCEMWSGSTRFNEIRRGVPGMSPTLMVKRLREMEANGLIVRSQNDATGDIAYRTTEMAKELEPIVHALGKWAHRNVDADVTLEKLDARILMWNMRRKIDASALPSRRRSVIRFSYPELPKDERNYWLLAKPGTPVDLCLSDPGYDVDLFVTAELKAMTSAWIGLSSLETEIAHDKISLIGDTTLAASMENWMVRSSYAIA; via the coding sequence ATGGCGAATGGCGGTTACAACCATTTTTGTCCGGTTTCCAAAGCGTGCGAGCTGCTTGAGCCGCGATGGACGCTGCTCATTCTCTGCGAGATGTGGTCCGGTTCGACCCGCTTCAATGAGATCCGGCGAGGCGTGCCGGGAATGTCGCCGACCCTGATGGTTAAGCGCCTGAGGGAAATGGAAGCGAACGGATTGATTGTCCGGTCGCAAAACGATGCGACGGGCGACATAGCCTATAGAACGACCGAAATGGCCAAGGAACTGGAGCCGATCGTCCACGCGCTTGGAAAATGGGCGCACAGGAACGTCGACGCCGACGTCACGCTGGAAAAGCTCGATGCCCGCATATTGATGTGGAACATGCGCCGCAAGATCGATGCGAGCGCCCTTCCTTCCCGCAGGCGCAGCGTCATCAGGTTCAGCTACCCCGAACTGCCGAAAGACGAGAGAAATTACTGGTTGCTGGCAAAGCCCGGCACGCCGGTCGACTTGTGTCTCAGTGATCCCGGCTATGACGTAGACCTTTTCGTGACGGCGGAGCTCAAGGCCATGACATCGGCATGGATTGGCCTGTCGAGCCTGGAAACGGAAATCGCCCATGACAAGATTTCCCTGATCGGCGACACGACCCTCGCCGCCAGCATGGAAAACTGGATGGTCAGAAGTTCCTACGCGATCGCCTGA
- a CDS encoding class I SAM-dependent methyltransferase, giving the protein MQTTLSTSREPALSQNTDLAALKSRQQTAWASGDYAVIGVRLQIVGESLCEALDLRGGEKVLDVAAGNGNATLAAARRWAEVTSTDYVHELLERGRERAIAEGMPVNFQMADAEALPFEDGAFDVVVSTFGVMFTPDQDTAAKEMLRVCRSGGRIGMANWTPNGFIGQVFKTIGQHIPPMPGVKSPALWGTTARLEEMFASSGRIAVTPKIFNFRYRSPAHWLEIFRTWYGPVHKAFEALPQPGKAALERDFLTLIERFNQAEDGTMVVPAEYLEVVVTKH; this is encoded by the coding sequence ATGCAGACCACCCTCAGCACGTCGCGGGAACCCGCGCTATCCCAAAATACCGACCTTGCCGCCCTGAAATCGCGCCAGCAGACGGCATGGGCCTCGGGCGATTATGCCGTTATCGGCGTGCGACTGCAGATCGTCGGCGAAAGCCTCTGCGAGGCGCTGGACCTGCGCGGCGGCGAGAAAGTCCTGGATGTAGCGGCCGGGAACGGCAATGCCACGCTTGCCGCAGCGCGGCGCTGGGCCGAGGTGACATCGACGGATTACGTCCACGAGCTTCTGGAGCGCGGCCGCGAACGGGCGATCGCCGAAGGCATGCCGGTAAACTTCCAGATGGCCGATGCAGAGGCGCTACCGTTCGAAGACGGAGCCTTCGACGTCGTCGTTTCTACATTCGGCGTGATGTTTACTCCCGATCAGGACACTGCGGCGAAGGAGATGCTGCGGGTCTGCAGATCAGGCGGCAGGATCGGCATGGCGAACTGGACGCCGAACGGATTCATCGGCCAGGTGTTCAAGACGATCGGCCAGCACATTCCACCCATGCCCGGCGTGAAATCTCCTGCACTCTGGGGCACGACCGCCAGGCTCGAAGAGATGTTCGCAAGCAGCGGACGGATTGCCGTCACGCCGAAAATCTTCAATTTCCGCTATCGCTCCCCCGCCCATTGGCTGGAAATTTTCCGCACTTGGTACGGCCCGGTGCACAAGGCGTTCGAGGCCTTGCCCCAGCCGGGCAAGGCGGCGCTGGAACGTGATTTCCTAACGCTGATCGAGCGCTTCAACCAGGCCGAGGACGGCACGATGGTGGTGCCGGCCGAATATCTCGAAGTGGTCGTGACGAAGCATTAA
- a CDS encoding ABC transporter substrate-binding protein, translated as MLLAFWPGFALADPVFYPAKSGNADAPVLTVYSSLDEPLAQPMIRGFQDANPDVAVKYEDMLTGDIYDRIVRETDAGKKTADFAFSSAMDLQVKLSNDGYAQVSNLPMSTAWPKWANWRNTAYALTFEPAVFVYHKPSFAHEPVPSSRAEFVDYLKRKGNEVYGRIGTYDIERSGVGFLFMARDQEQFGDIWSVIGAMGAAGVKLYSTSSAILERVADGRFVLGYNILGSYAADWASRYPDVGIVLPKDYTVVMSRIGLVPQAAAEPELGRRYLTFFMSREGQTIMARELQIPAVSPEVAGENTANTLQELLGAQLRPVPVSPGLMVYLDQVKRARLIAHWNEVLRTQ; from the coding sequence TTGCTGCTGGCGTTCTGGCCGGGCTTTGCGCTCGCCGATCCGGTCTTCTATCCGGCGAAGTCGGGCAATGCCGATGCGCCGGTGCTGACGGTTTATTCTTCGCTCGACGAGCCCCTGGCGCAACCGATGATCCGGGGTTTCCAGGACGCCAATCCCGATGTCGCGGTCAAATATGAGGATATGCTGACCGGCGACATCTACGACCGGATCGTCAGGGAGACGGATGCCGGCAAGAAGACGGCGGATTTCGCCTTTTCCTCGGCGATGGACCTGCAAGTGAAACTTTCCAACGACGGATATGCACAGGTCAGCAACCTGCCGATGAGTACTGCATGGCCGAAATGGGCGAACTGGCGCAACACCGCCTATGCGCTCACCTTCGAGCCGGCGGTGTTCGTCTATCACAAGCCGAGCTTTGCGCATGAGCCGGTGCCGAGTTCGCGGGCTGAATTCGTCGACTATCTGAAGCGCAAGGGCAACGAGGTCTATGGGCGGATCGGCACCTATGACATCGAGCGCTCCGGCGTCGGCTTTCTTTTCATGGCGCGCGACCAGGAGCAGTTCGGCGACATCTGGTCGGTGATCGGGGCGATGGGGGCTGCCGGCGTCAAGCTTTATTCGACGAGTTCGGCGATCCTCGAACGCGTTGCCGACGGGCGCTTCGTGCTCGGCTACAATATTCTCGGTTCCTATGCGGCCGACTGGGCCTCGCGCTATCCCGATGTCGGCATCGTGCTGCCGAAGGATTATACGGTGGTAATGTCGCGGATCGGGCTGGTGCCGCAGGCCGCCGCCGAGCCGGAGCTCGGTCGGCGTTACCTCACCTTCTTCATGTCGAGGGAAGGGCAGACGATCATGGCGCGCGAGCTGCAGATCCCGGCCGTCAGCCCCGAGGTGGCAGGGGAGAATACCGCCAATACGCTGCAGGAACTGCTCGGCGCCCAACTGCGGCCGGTGCCGGTCAGCCCCGGGCTGATGGTCTATCTCGACCAGGTGAAACGGGCGCGGCTGATCGCGCACTGGAACGAAGTTCTGCGGACGCAGTGA
- a CDS encoding DUF3471 domain-containing protein, with translation MTDQSADAVAWRRYEQARPRTEGAIAPELNDDYLGAYLFDAGSTITIARREGGLTAQVLGQEAIDIYPEKEDEFFYRVVAAQISFRRGPDGRVEHLVLHQNGYEQEAPRIGAAEAARMLADLENRTKNNQPVDNSEALLRSLIAQHQSGEVDYDRMVPALADAGREQMPMIRADLERAGALRSISFKGVSSEGWDVYDVAFENAAMEWRFVLAADGRFTGIFFRLLP, from the coding sequence ATGACCGACCAATCCGCCGACGCCGTCGCCTGGCGGCGCTACGAGCAGGCGCGGCCGCGTACCGAAGGCGCGATCGCCCCCGAGCTCAATGATGATTATCTTGGCGCCTACCTCTTCGATGCAGGCAGCACTATCACGATCGCCCGGCGCGAAGGCGGACTGACGGCGCAGGTGCTCGGGCAGGAGGCTATCGATATCTATCCGGAGAAGGAGGACGAATTCTTCTATCGCGTCGTGGCGGCGCAGATCAGCTTCCGCCGCGGACCGGATGGGCGGGTGGAGCATCTTGTGCTGCATCAGAACGGATATGAGCAGGAGGCGCCGCGGATCGGTGCGGCGGAGGCGGCAAGGATGCTTGCCGACCTGGAGAACCGGACGAAAAACAATCAGCCGGTCGATAATAGTGAAGCGCTGCTGCGCAGTCTGATCGCCCAGCATCAGAGCGGCGAGGTCGACTACGACAGGATGGTTCCCGCACTTGCCGATGCCGGGCGGGAGCAGATGCCGATGATCCGCGCGGACCTGGAGCGGGCGGGTGCGCTGCGGTCGATTTCCTTCAAGGGCGTGTCGTCGGAGGGGTGGGACGTCTACGACGTCGCCTTCGAAAACGCTGCGATGGAATGGCGATTTGTACTTGCTGCGGATGGAAGATTCACCGGGATTTTCTTTCGACTATTGCCGTGA
- a CDS encoding MerR family transcriptional regulator, which yields MNERMNENLWLTAAECAERIGLTVKALRLYEKRGLINPRRTGKNWRLYGVEDIARLNEILALKRLGLSLARITELLAGQATDLDRTLAMQQTQLLSLRSRVEDSLSRINA from the coding sequence ATGAACGAGCGAATGAACGAGAATCTCTGGCTGACGGCAGCCGAATGCGCCGAGCGAATCGGCCTGACGGTAAAAGCGCTTCGCCTTTACGAGAAACGCGGGCTGATCAACCCACGGAGAACCGGCAAGAACTGGCGGCTCTATGGTGTCGAGGACATCGCGCGGCTGAACGAGATCCTGGCCTTAAAGCGACTGGGGCTCAGTCTGGCGAGAATCACCGAACTGCTGGCCGGCCAGGCGACCGATCTCGACCGGACGCTCGCCATGCAACAGACGCAGTTGCTCTCACTGCGCAGCCGCGTCGAAGACAGTCTCTCGCGGATCAATGCTTAG
- a CDS encoding adenylate/guanylate cyclase domain-containing protein, translating to MERRLSAILAADVVGYSRLMGIDESGTLQALNRHRCELVDIRISDYKGRIVKLTGDGILAEFQSVVNAVACAAEIQRSMAARNENVPKDERVEFRIGINLGDVVVENGDIFGDGVNLAARLERIAAPGGIAVSASVREQVGSRLNLGFEFIGEHMLKNIRQPVQVYTVSLAPPSSARLVAQNRNTCFIAVLPFTNMSGDADQDYFSDGITEDIITDLSKISSLHVVPRNTIFTYKGISVKVKRLAQELGVRYVLEGSVRIVGNRVRISSQLIDTANGDHLWAERYDRDMTDIFAIQDEITHAIVGQLKVRLLPEEKKAIANEPTANVEAYTYYLRGRQLSHTWTKSYLELARRMFCKAVELDPDYARAYAGIADCDAAIRDWAPDDVPLRRILEMSARALELDPDLPEAHASHGLALHQSGYDDRAAAAFERALALDPNLFEANFHYARFFFMHGNFAESVQYFTRAAAIRPDDYVSPIHLMSAYRSLGRVLDTENWARLGLLRAERALNVNPENSGPAHRGALALAHLGDAARARDWADRAIAIDPDDIVAQYNLACVYSVLGDVDQAIDLLEKLLPNSSVYHIKWFDNDSDLDNIRDDPRFRKLLTAAMMQRERIERTGS from the coding sequence ATGGAACGACGACTGAGCGCTATTCTTGCTGCAGACGTCGTCGGCTACAGCCGACTGATGGGCATCGATGAATCCGGCACGTTGCAGGCGCTGAACCGCCATCGCTGCGAGCTGGTCGACATTCGTATTTCAGACTACAAGGGCCGGATCGTCAAACTCACCGGCGACGGCATCCTTGCCGAATTCCAGAGCGTGGTGAATGCGGTCGCCTGCGCTGCCGAAATCCAGCGCAGCATGGCAGCCCGTAACGAGAACGTGCCCAAGGACGAGCGCGTCGAATTCCGCATCGGCATCAATCTCGGCGACGTCGTGGTCGAGAACGGCGACATATTCGGAGATGGGGTCAATCTCGCCGCCAGGCTCGAGCGCATCGCAGCGCCGGGCGGCATCGCCGTGTCGGCCTCGGTGCGCGAGCAGGTCGGCTCGCGCCTCAATCTCGGCTTCGAATTCATCGGCGAACATATGCTGAAGAACATCCGGCAGCCCGTTCAGGTCTACACCGTCAGCTTAGCGCCGCCTTCCTCCGCCAGATTGGTCGCGCAGAACCGCAATACCTGCTTCATCGCGGTGCTGCCCTTCACCAATATGAGCGGCGATGCCGACCAGGATTATTTCTCCGACGGTATCACCGAAGACATCATCACCGATCTCTCCAAGATCTCCAGCCTGCACGTCGTGCCGCGCAATACGATCTTCACCTACAAGGGCATATCGGTAAAGGTGAAGCGGCTCGCCCAGGAGCTTGGCGTGCGCTACGTGCTCGAGGGAAGTGTGCGCATCGTCGGCAATCGCGTGCGCATTTCCAGTCAGCTGATCGACACCGCCAATGGCGACCATCTCTGGGCCGAGCGTTACGACCGCGACATGACCGACATCTTCGCCATACAGGATGAGATCACCCATGCGATCGTCGGTCAGTTGAAGGTGCGCCTGCTGCCGGAAGAGAAGAAGGCGATCGCCAACGAGCCGACCGCCAATGTCGAGGCCTATACCTATTATCTCAGAGGCCGCCAGCTCTCTCACACCTGGACCAAATCCTATCTGGAGCTCGCAAGGCGCATGTTCTGCAAGGCGGTCGAGCTCGATCCGGACTATGCCCGCGCCTATGCCGGCATCGCCGATTGCGACGCGGCGATCCGCGATTGGGCGCCTGACGACGTGCCGCTGAGGCGCATCCTCGAGATGAGCGCCCGCGCCCTAGAGCTCGATCCCGACCTCCCCGAAGCCCACGCCTCCCATGGTCTCGCCCTCCATCAGAGCGGCTATGACGACAGGGCAGCGGCAGCCTTCGAACGTGCCCTGGCGCTCGACCCGAACCTCTTCGAGGCGAACTTCCACTATGCCCGGTTCTTCTTCATGCACGGCAACTTCGCCGAATCCGTGCAATATTTCACCCGAGCCGCGGCAATCCGCCCTGATGATTACGTCTCGCCGATCCATCTGATGTCGGCCTACCGCTCGCTCGGCCGTGTGCTGGATACGGAAAACTGGGCGCGCCTCGGCCTGCTGCGCGCCGAACGGGCCTTGAACGTCAACCCGGAAAATTCAGGCCCCGCCCATCGCGGCGCGCTGGCGCTTGCCCATCTCGGCGACGCGGCAAGGGCACGCGACTGGGCCGACCGTGCGATCGCCATCGATCCCGACGACATCGTCGCGCAGTATAATCTCGCCTGCGTCTACTCCGTCCTCGGCGACGTCGATCAGGCGATCGATCTGCTGGAGAAGCTGCTGCCGAACAGCTCCGTCTACCATATCAAATGGTTCGACAATGATTCCGATCTCGACAACATCCGCGACGATCCCCGCTTCCGGAAGCTGCTCACCGCCGCAATGATGCAGCGCGAGCGGATCGAAAGGACCGGGAGCTGA
- a CDS encoding response regulator transcription factor translates to MRILLTEDNIALADGLSAILRGTGHAVDVVHDGASADAVIAAENFDLVILDLNLPEMDGLDVLRAMRARQNQAAVLILTARGTPEERVKGLDLGADDYLIKPFDIAEFEARVRVLLRRQAGLRSATVGFGGISFDLNSRTFSSGATPLDIPARELGLLEILFMRAGKVVAKEAIIQSLTAFDDDISANAIEQYVSRLRKRLSPHGLTVKTARGIGYYLDKLPEAS, encoded by the coding sequence GTGCGCATCCTGCTCACCGAAGACAATATCGCACTGGCCGACGGCCTGTCGGCGATCTTGCGCGGCACGGGCCATGCCGTCGATGTCGTCCATGACGGAGCGTCCGCCGATGCGGTCATCGCAGCGGAAAATTTCGATCTGGTGATCCTCGACCTCAACCTGCCAGAGATGGACGGTCTCGACGTGCTGCGCGCCATGCGCGCCCGGCAGAACCAGGCGGCAGTCCTCATTCTGACCGCGCGCGGCACGCCGGAAGAGCGGGTGAAGGGGCTCGATCTCGGCGCCGACGATTATCTGATCAAGCCCTTCGATATCGCCGAATTCGAGGCCCGCGTGCGCGTGCTGCTGCGCCGCCAGGCAGGGCTGCGCTCGGCGACCGTCGGCTTCGGCGGCATCTCCTTCGATCTCAATTCCCGCACCTTTTCATCAGGCGCCACGCCGCTCGATATTCCCGCCCGCGAGCTCGGCCTGCTCGAAATCCTCTTCATGCGGGCCGGCAAGGTCGTCGCCAAGGAGGCGATCATTCAATCGCTAACGGCCTTCGACGACGACATTTCCGCAAATGCCATCGAGCAATATGTCAGCCGTCTGCGTAAGCGCCTGTCACCACACGGCCTGACCGTCAAGACCGCCCGCGGCATCGGTTATTATCTCGACAAGCTGCCCGAGGCCTCATGA